One Takifugu rubripes chromosome 19, fTakRub1.2, whole genome shotgun sequence genomic window carries:
- the LOC101069857 gene encoding tectonic-1-like has translation MCPCDEHNDACDSNCCCDADCGDQVALFTGCSVTSVGGSKRLCSRDVARYSLGNTRDGYSKLQSSVRRETSSDLFCIHSQNVVGGFSHPPPEPPTDSSFDSLFQQFTSFLFSSRERGVRMSSAEGSAFSGYQYGDIMVTIGERGERGRLWLPSPGVSAHCVDTNPAAFLVEQRSRCSRHLDLRKDCSTLPTLNMASFTSIQMLAGRIDNASVVPMEVTSVILQSVEGTQSELQVTAGENLHPRLLNQTLCSNVVLKAVYVVKYTPAGKIVNVMLSLVIGFIHEAALPLLQEFQIAFVQDEATVHYSGNPGYAVGLPLVSGTMTADGITRSINPRDTMSVLYSAADQDCLRNPHQRSPILFGVDFVSGCTLRLEENVNCSLVSQTMLRVLRGSNYPQYVASSGNSPLDAPQDWLPIRSNFHPGGIQGCSIPVSFHLEMKWTKYGSLVNPQAQLVSIQEIIQTGNSSLALLSGGTNIVLVSISVSFVAVSAGASPVYRAKPTVDATLPSNFFYPLV, from the coding sequence ATGTGTCCCTGTGACGAGCACAACGATGCGTGTGACAGTAACTGCTGCTGCGACGCTGACTGTGGCGACCAAGTGGCCCTGTTCACAGGCTGCTCCGTCACCTCTGTTGGCGGCAGCAAGCGTCTATGCAGCCGGGATGTTGCGCGTTACTCTTTAGGCAACACAAGAGATGGTTATTCCAAACTCCAGTCATCCGTTCGGAGGGAGACGAGCAGCGATCTATTTTGCATCCACTCACAGAATGTTGTCGGTGGtttctctcatcctcctccagaacctcctACCGACAGCAGCTTTGACTCCCTTTTTCAACAATTTACCAGCTTCCTTTTCAGCTCAAGAGAACGTGGTGTTCGGATGTCCTCCGCAGAAGGCTCGGCCTTCTCTGGATATCAGTATGGGGATATAATGGTGACCataggagagaggggagagagggggcggCTCTGGCTGCCGAGCCCTGGTGTGAGCGCTCACTGTGTGGACACCAATCCTGCAGCTTTCCTAGTGGAACAGAGGAGTCGGTGTTCCAGACATTTGGACCTGAGGAAAGACTGCAGCACTCTGCCAACCCTCAACATGGCATCCTTCACCAGTATTCAAATGTTAGCTGGACGGATTGACAATGCCTCAGTGGTTCCCATGGAGGTAACTTCAGTCATCCTCCAGTCTGTGGAAGGGACTCAGTCTGAGCTACAGGTGACTGCTGGAGAAAATCTCCACCCCAGACTCCTGAATCAAACTCTCTGCAGTAATGTGGTGCTAAAGGCGGTCTATGTGGTTAAATATACCCCAGCTGGGAAAATTGTGAATGTGATGCTGTCTCTGGTGATCGGGTTTATCCACGAAGCAGCGCTACCATTACTGCAGGAGTTTCAAATAGCATTTGTTCAGGATGAGGCGACTGTCCACTACAGTGGGAATCCCGGATATGCGGTGGGACTTCCTCTTGTGTCTGGAACCATGACAGCAGATGGGATTACTAGAAGCATCAATCCCAGAGACACCATGTCTGTACTGTATAGTGCTGCAGACCAGGACTGTCTCAGGAACCCACATCAGCGTTCACCCATCCTGTTCGGTGTTGACTTTGTGTCTGGCTGCACATTAAGATTGGAGGAAAATGTCAACTGTTCTCTTGTCTCGCAAACTATGTTAAGAGTTCTGAGAGGATCAAATTATCCCCAGTATGTAGCTTCCTCTGGAAACTCCCCATTAGATGCTCCCCAAGACTGGCTGCCAATCAGGAGCAACTTCCATCCTGGGGGAATACAGGGTTGCAGCATCCCTGTGTCATTTCATCTGGAAATGAAGTGGACCAAATATGGGTCTCTGGTGAACCCCCAGGCTCAGCTTGTGAGCATCCAGGAAATAATACAAACCGGCAACAGCAGTTTGGCCTTGTTATCCGGAGGCACCAACATCGTGCTAGTCAGCATCTCAGTGTCTTTTGTAGCTGTCAGTGCTGGTGCTTCACCTGTTTACAGAGCAAAGCCCACTGTCGATGCAACACTACCTTCTAACTTCTTTTACCCTTTAGTCTAA
- the rhebl1 gene encoding ras homolog, mTORC1 binding like 1, producing the protein MPQPKHRKIAVIGYRSVGKSSLTIQFVEGQFVDSYDPTIENTFNKLVTVNSQDFNLQLVDTAGQDEYSIFHQSHSMDIHGYVLVYSVTSMKSFEVVQSLHEKLLDMVGKIQVPIVLVGNKKDLHMERVIKQEEGKKLADSWGAAFMESSAKENETAVEVFKRIILEIEKADGNAPAVEKKCAVM; encoded by the exons GAAAGTCTTCTCTTACCATACAGTTTGTGGAGGGACAGTTTGTTGACTCCTATGACCCCACCATTGAAAATA CATTTAACAAATTGGTCACTGTGAACAGTCAAGACTTCAATCTTCAGCTGGTTGATACAGCTGGACAA GATGAATACTCAATTTTTCATCAATCCCATTCGATGGACATTCATGGGTATGTCCTTGTATATTCGGTGACTTCCATGAAAAG TTTTGAAGTTGTGCAGTCTCTCCATGAGAAGCTGCTGGACATGGTTGGGAAAATTCA GGTCCCGATTGTTCTTGTTGGAAACAAAAAGGATCTCCACATGGAAAG GGTTATTAAgcaagaggaaggaaagaagctGGCTGACTCCTGGGGGGCTGCGTTCATGGAGTCTTCAGCCAAGGAGAACGAG ACCGCTGTGGAGGTTTTCAAGCGGATCATTCTGGAGATCGAGAAGGCCGATGGAAACGCACCCGCGGTGGAGAAAAAGTGTGCCGTGATGTAA
- the LOC101070084 gene encoding 5'-AMP-activated protein kinase subunit gamma-1 yields MECIPATIEDLEGKKDFVHEDPEHNVYTRFMKSHRCYDLVPTSSKLVVFDTSLQVKKAFFALVSNGVRAAPLWDSKKQCFVGMLTITDFINILHRYYKSPLVQIYELEEHKIETWREVYLQDSFKPLVCISPSASLYDAVSSLLKNKIHRLPVIDPLTGNTLYILTHKRILKFLKLFISEMPKPSFLSQSIGELNIGTFQNIAVVRADTPLYTALGIFVEQRVSALPVVDDRGRVVDIYSKFDVINLAAEKTYNNLDVTVTKALQHRSQYFEGVLTCNRHETLETIINRLVDAEVHRLVVVDEQEVVKGIVSLSDILQALVLTDGDAGAL; encoded by the exons ATGGAGTGT ATTCCAGCAACTATTGAAGATCTTGAGGGCAAAAAGGATTTTGTTCATGAGG ACCCGGAGCACAATGTGTACACCAGGTTTATGAAGTCGCACCGCTGTTACGACCTCGTGCCCACGAGCTCCAAATTGGTTGTGTTTGATACGTCTCTTCAG GTCAAGAAAGCATTTTTTGCTCTTGTTTCTAATGGGGTACGAGCTGCACCTCTGTGGGACAGTAAGAAGCAGTGCTTTGTTG GGATGCTAACCATAACAGATTTCATCAACATCCTTCATCGTTACTACAAATCTCCATTG GTTCAAATATATGAGTTGGAAGAGCACAAAATTGAAACCTGGAGAG AGGTTTACCTTCAAGACTCATTCAAGCCCTTGGTTTGCATATCTCCTAGTGCTAg TTTGTATGATGCAGTTTCATCCCTGCTGAAGAACAAGATCCACAGGCTGCCTGTGATCGACCCCCTGACAGGGAACACCCTCTACATTCTCACACACAAGAGAATTCTCAAGTTTCTGAAGCTTTTT ATATCAGAGATGCCTAAACCGTCATTTTTGAGCCAAAGCATTGGGGAACTGAACATAGGAACATTCCAGAACATAGCGGTGGTGCGTGCAGACACGCCGCTGTACACGGCGCTGGGGATTTTTGTGGAGCAGCGTGTGTCCGCACTGCCTGTTGTGGATGACAGAG GCCGAGTGGTGGACATCTACTCAAAGTTTGACGTGATT AACCTGGCGGCCGAGAAGACGTACAACAACCTGGATGTAACAGTGACCAAAGCCTTACAGCATCGCTCTCAGTACTTTGAAGGGGTGTTGACCTGCAACAGACACGAGACCCTGGAGACCATCATCAACAGACTTGTGGACGCCGAG gtgcacaggctggtggtggtggacgaGCAGGAGGTGGTGAAGGGAATCGTCTCGCTTTCAGATATCCTCCAGGCACTCGTGCTGACTGACGGCGACGCCG